GCATGCGCGGGAAGCTTACAACGTTAAGAAGCCGCCGTGGACGTGATGTTCGTCGAGCAACCGGGAAAGCTGCCGGCGCCTCCGGCTCGAGGCCGCGTCGCGGTGGTCGACGTGGCGTTCGCCGGCGGCGAGAACTTCGAGAAGAGCACGCTGCCGTTCCTCGACGCGCTCGGCGATCGCCTGGCGATCTGGATCGATCACCACGAGCATCCCGTCGGCTGGGCTCGGTTCCGGAACGACCGGCGCTTCGTGCTGGTCCCGAACCGGATCGCGCACGCCTGCCCCGAGCTCGTCACCCCCGACGTGGTCCGTCAGGCAGGCCACGTCGACGTGATCGTGGCGCACGCCGACCTCGACGGGCTCCTCTCGGCTGTGAAGTTCCTCCGCGGCGGCTCCCCCCCATGGCCGGAAGCCGACGAGGACGCGCGCGCGGCCGACAGTCCCGGCCGCGGACATGCCATCTCCAGCCGCGCGGCCCGGCTGTCCGACGCGCTCGATCACGCGACAGCCGAATTGCGCACGGCGCAGCGCGAGGCCCTGCGGCAGGAGATCGTGCGCGCGCTGGCGAGCGGACATATGCCGCCGGCCCTCCAGCGCCGCATCGACGATCTGGCGCGCGAGCATCGCGAGGCCCTGGCCCCCGTCGAGGCGCTGGCGGCGAACGCGAGGGAAGAAGCGCGCGGAGTGCTGGTGGTGCGCGTTCCCAAGGCGCTCGCGCGCCCGGTGAAGAAAGCGTTGCTCTCGCGCCTCGAGGAGCGTGCGCCCGTCGGCGTGGTGATCGAAGGGCGCGCCGTGACTGCCGCGACGTTCCGCGACCATCTCGATCTTTCGCTTTGCGACGATCTGCCCGCCGGGCGCAGCGACTACCGATTCGGTCATGCGGAGGACGGCGGCCGGGCCGTGGTGGCGCGTCTCGGCGAGCTGGTCCGGACCGGATTAGAATAGGCGCATGGCCGACCTGCCGCAGGGACAGGCGCTGCTCGACGGAATCCAGCGGCTCCGCAAGGAGCTCGATGCGGTGATCCTCGCCCACTATTACCAGGACGGCGAGATCCAGGATCTGGCGGACTTCGTCGGCGATTCCCTGCAGCTCTCGCAGCAGGCGGCGAAGACGCGAGCCAAGGTGATCGTGTTCTGCGGCGTCCACTTCATGGCGGAGACCGCCAAGATCCTCAATCCCGAGAAGCAGGTGCTGCTTCCCGACCTCGATGCGGGCTGCTCGCTGGCCGATCGCTGCCCGCCGGATCAGTTCGCGAAGTGGCTGCAGGGCTATCCCGGACACAAGGTGGTCAGCTACATCAACTGCTCCGCCGGCGTGAAAGCGCTGAGCGACGTCATCTGCACCTCCAGCAACGCCGAGAAGATCGTCAACACCTTTCCGCCCGGCACGAAGATCGTCTTCGCGCCCGATCGCCATCTCGGCGCGTGGGTGGAGAAGAAGACGGGACGCGAGCTGGTGAAATGGCCGGGGTTCTGCATCGTCCACGAGCAGTTCACCGAGCGGCAGCTGCAGAAGCTCAAGGTGCGGCACCCGGAGGCGAAGCTGATCGCGCATCCGGAATGTGAAGCGAGCGTGCTCGCCATCGCCGATTTCGTCGGCTCGACGCGCGGCCTGCTCGAGCACGTAAAGGCGAGCCCGGCGAAGAGCTTCATCGTCGCGACCGAGGTGGGCATCCTGCACCTGATGGCGAAGGCGCGGCCCGATGCCGAGCTGATTCCGGCGCCTCCGAGCAGCGGCTGCAACTGCAGCATCTGTCCGTACATGCGGCTGAACTCGCTGGAGAAGCTCTACCTCTGCATGCGCGACCGGACGCCGGAGATCACGCTGCCCGAGGACTTGCGGATCCGCGCGCTGCAGCCCGTGCAGCGCATGCTCGAGCTCTCCGCCTGATCCTGGTTGAAAAGTGGCCGTGTGGTGCCCGGGGTGGTCCAATCGCCACGGACCCTCACGGAGGCCCACTGTGAAAAAGCTCGTTCTTGCTGCTGCCCTCATCGCCGCACCTCTCGCGGCTCGCGCCGACACCGGTCTGCGCATTGGACTGGAAGCCCAGATCGCCACGCACGATGCGACGACCGGAACGAACTGGATCACGGACAATTGGCCGCTCGCCGGCGACCTGATGCTCAGCTACTGGACGCCGGGATCCATCGTTTCCTTCGACTTGGAGTTCTCGGAGCAGTTCTATTTGAGCTCACCCTCCGGACAGAGCGGACGCATCGGCACCGTGATCCGTCCCGGCATCCGCATCAGCCCACCTGTGATCCCCATCTACATCCGCGGTGCGCTCCCCATCAACGTCGAGACCGCGACCGGCGAGCGCGAGCTGCTGGACCTTCGTCTCGGGGTCGGCTTCAACATCCCGCTGGTGCTGTTCGGGCTGTACATCGAGGCGGACGCGGACTTCCCGCTCAGCTCGAAGACCGTCGCCGGCGGGTCACAAATCAGCGCCTTCAACCGGCAGTCGATCTGGCTGAGCAGCGGTCTCGACTTCAGATTCTGAGCGTGGCTGATGCTGACTCGCCGCTCGCGCTTGTCCTCTCGGGAGGCGGGGCGCGCGGCGCCTACGAAGTCGGCGTTCTCCGTTACATCCTCGGCAAGCTGACGCCGCGGCTGGGCGACTCCGCCCGGCCGCGGATCTTTTCCGGCACCAGCGTCGGCGCAATCAACGCCTGCGCCGTCGCCGCCCATCACGACCTGCCGGACTTCGCCGTCGGACAGCTCGGCGACCGATGGCGCGACCTCGGCCTGGAGCAGGTGTTCCGCCTGGGCTGGAGCGACCTGGGCGGGCTCATGCGCTGGCTCGTCGGCTCCGCCGTGGAACGCGGCCCGCGCAGCCTGCTCGACGCCGCGCCCTTGGCGGAGCTCGTCCGCTCGGTGATCCCGTGGCGCAGCCTCCATCAAGGCATCGCCGAGCGGCACGTGCTCGGAGTCACCGTTTCGGCGACCGACGTCGAGACCGGACACACAGTCGTCTTCATCGAGACGGAGGACGAATCGCACCGCCTCGTTTCTTCTGGCGACCGCGCCGTCGACTGGTCGATCGTGCGGCTGACCGCACAGCATGCGCTCGCTTCAGCGGCGATCCCCATCATCTTCCCCACTGTCCGCGTGGCAGGCCGCATGTACTCGGATGGCAGCCTGAGGCAGAACACGCCGATCGCGCCGGCGCTGCGGCTCGGGGCCGGGCGGGTGCTCGTCGTGGGTCTGCGAACTCCCCGAACGGTTCCCGCGACGCGCGCGGGGCGCCAGGATGCCCACGACCAGAAGGCTCTCTCCTCCCCGCTCTATCTCTTCGGCAAGCTGCTCGACGCGCTGCTGCTCGACCGCGTGGAAAACGACCTCGCGAACCTGCGGCAGGTGAACGCGGCGCTGCACGAGCTCGCCCGGGTGTCACACGCCGTACCCAGCTCGCTCGCGGCAGCCTTGCAGAATGCCGGCGGTGGATTGCGCCCCGTCGCGGACGTGTTCATCCGCCCGTCGCAGGATCTGGGGTCGATGGCGGCACAGATCCTCGAGCGTCCTTCGGTCCGCGCCCGCCTCTCGGGACCTGCGGGCTACCTGCTGCGCCGCCTCGGCGAAGCCGCGGGCCGCGGGGACCCCTCCGACATGCTCAGCTATCTCCTGTTCGACGTCGAGTACGCCAGCGAGTTGATCCGCCTCGGCGAACAGGACGCCTCATCGCGCAAGGATGAGCTGGAAGAGCTTCTCGCGAACCCGTCTGCCGCGCCCGCCCGCGAAGCCGTGTCCTAGGGAGCGATCTCCTCGTCTTCCTTCGGCTGCGGCCCGGGGACGATTCCCGCAATGTCCGGATCCTCGCCTTCGGGAACCACGCGTTCCGCGCGCTCCTTTTTGCGCTGCTCGCGGCGCTCGTCCTTTTCCTTGCGCCGCTCGAGGCGCGCCAGCTCTTTCTGTCTCTTGTTCGATCTGGGCTGCACGCGTCCTCCAGATACAGAAAGAGCCCGACCCTCGCGGAACCGGGCTCGTTACACCGTCCCAGCCGCGCTTACGCGATGGGACGGACGTTCGCGGCCTGAAGCCCCTTCGGTCCCTTCTGCACCTCGAACTCGACCTTCTGCCCCTCGGCCAGGGAGCGGAAGCCGTCCGCCTGGATGGCGGTGTGATGGCAGAAGACGTCCGGGCCTCCGTTGTCCTGCACGATGAACCCGAACCCCTTCGCATCATTGAACCATTTCACTGTACCAGTAACCATTTACCCACTTCTTTCGATGTTATGGGGCGGCACCTTGCCGCCCTGCCCGCATGACGAGCGGAGCCGCGAATGTAACACCTACCGTCCCAAAACTCATCCCGAACCGACTCCCGCCCGCCCGGGGAGCGGGCGTGCGGCCGCCGATATCGGCGGATTCCGGAAACAAAACAGCCGTTCGCCAGCGTCGTTCCTACCATCGACGACGTACCTATCATGGTGCCAGAGAATGGCCTTCGATCTCAGCGAGCGGGCGAGCGGTGTCCTCCTCCACCCGACCTCCCTGCCCGGCCCGCATGGTTCCGGCGATCTCGGACCCGAGTCGCACGCGTTCGCGCGCTGGCTGCGCGACGCCGGCCAGCGGTGGTGGCAGATGCTTCCGGTGGGCCCCATCGGCTACGGCAATTCGCCGTACAGCGCGCACTCGGCATTCGCCGGCAATCCGCTTCTCGTCAATCTCGGCCATTTGGCGGAAGACGGCCTTCTTTCCCCGCGCGATCTCGCCGATGTGTCCCCCTTCCCGAAGAACCGCGTCGACTACGTGGCGGTGCGCGCCTTTCGCGAGCGACATCTGAGGACCGCATTCGCGACTTTCGACAAGCGCCCGCGCAATCGCACTGCCTTCGAGGCATTCTCCGCGGGCAACGCTGCCTGGCTCGACGATTTCGCTCTCTACATGGCGATCAAGCGCTCCGGCGGCGGAAAGCCGTGGACCGAATGGGAATCGGGCCTGCGCCTGCGCGATCCGGCGACGCTCGACCGCGCCCGCGGAGCGCTGCGCGCGGAAATCCAGGAGCAGCGCTTCGAGCAGTTCCTTTTCGACATCCAGTGGCAATCGCTGCGCGAGGAATGCCGCAAGCTCGGAGTCGGGCTGATCGGCGATCTCCCCATCTTCGTGGCGCACGACAGCGCCGACGTCTGGGCCCATCGGGAGCTGTTCCACCTCGACCCACAGGGAAATCCGACCGTCGTCGCCGGCGTGCCGCCCGACTTCTTCAGCAAGACGGGGCAGCGGTGGGGGAATCCGCTGTACGACTGGGACGCGGCGGAGCGAACAGGTTTCGGCTGGTGGCTACAGCGCTTCTCGCAGACGTTCGCCCGCTTCGATGCGGTGCGCCTCGATCACTTCATCGGTTTCACGCGATACTGGGAGGTGCCCGCCGGAGAGCCGACGGCGCTAAACGGCCGCTGGCGACCGGCGCCGGGAGCGAAGCTCTTCGAAGCGCTCGGACCCGCCCAACTCATCGCCGAGGATCTTGGAGCGGTCACGCCGGAGGTCACGGCGCTGCGCGACCGCTTCGGCTTTCCCGGCATGAGGCTGCTCCAGTTCGCCTTCGGCACCGATCCGCAGGCGGCGACCTTCCTGCCTTACAACTACGAACGAAACTCGGTCGCCTATACGGGCACGCACGACAACGACACGACCGCCGCCTGGTTCCACGAATGCGGCTCCGCTCAACGAACGCCGGAGGAATGCGAGAAGGAACGGCAGAACGCGCTGGCGTATGTGGGCGTCGAGGACGGCGGACGCGAGATCCATTGGCACATGATCCGGGCCATCTGGGCGTCGGTGGCCAATCTCGCGATCGCGCCCGTTCAGGATCTCCTCGGCCTCGGATCGGACGCGCGCATGAACCTGCCCGGGACCGCCGAAGGCAACTGGGAGTGGCGTCTCGAGGCGCTGCCGGGGCCGGCGGTGATGGAGCGCCTTCGCGCGATGACGCGGATCTACGGAAGGAGCGCGCCGTGAAGCGCAAGCCCTGGGAGATGCGCCGCGGCCAGCTTCGCGACGATCCGCAGTGGTACAAGGACGCCATCATCTACGAGCTGCGCGTGCGGTCGTTCGTGGATTCGAACGGCGACGGCGTCGGCGACTTCGGCGGGCTCACCTCCAGGCTCGACTATCTCCAGGACCTCGGCATCAACGCGCTCTGGCTGCTCCCCATCTGCACTTCGCCGGGCAAGGACGACGGATACGATATCTCCGATTACACCGACGTGCATCCCGACGTCGGCACCATCGACGACTTCCGCGTCTTCGTCGAAGAGGCGCACCGGCGCGGGATCCGGGTGATCACCGAGCTGGTCCTGAACCACACGAGC
The genomic region above belongs to Deltaproteobacteria bacterium and contains:
- the malQ gene encoding 4-alpha-glucanotransferase, coding for MAFDLSERASGVLLHPTSLPGPHGSGDLGPESHAFARWLRDAGQRWWQMLPVGPIGYGNSPYSAHSAFAGNPLLVNLGHLAEDGLLSPRDLADVSPFPKNRVDYVAVRAFRERHLRTAFATFDKRPRNRTAFEAFSAGNAAWLDDFALYMAIKRSGGGKPWTEWESGLRLRDPATLDRARGALRAEIQEQRFEQFLFDIQWQSLREECRKLGVGLIGDLPIFVAHDSADVWAHRELFHLDPQGNPTVVAGVPPDFFSKTGQRWGNPLYDWDAAERTGFGWWLQRFSQTFARFDAVRLDHFIGFTRYWEVPAGEPTALNGRWRPAPGAKLFEALGPAQLIAEDLGAVTPEVTALRDRFGFPGMRLLQFAFGTDPQAATFLPYNYERNSVAYTGTHDNDTTAAWFHECGSAQRTPEECEKERQNALAYVGVEDGGREIHWHMIRAIWASVANLAIAPVQDLLGLGSDARMNLPGTAEGNWEWRLEALPGPAVMERLRAMTRIYGRSAP
- a CDS encoding cold-shock protein, whose protein sequence is MVTGTVKWFNDAKGFGFIVQDNGGPDVFCHHTAIQADGFRSLAEGQKVEFEVQKGPKGLQAANVRPIA
- the nadA gene encoding quinolinate synthase NadA is translated as MADLPQGQALLDGIQRLRKELDAVILAHYYQDGEIQDLADFVGDSLQLSQQAAKTRAKVIVFCGVHFMAETAKILNPEKQVLLPDLDAGCSLADRCPPDQFAKWLQGYPGHKVVSYINCSAGVKALSDVICTSSNAEKIVNTFPPGTKIVFAPDRHLGAWVEKKTGRELVKWPGFCIVHEQFTERQLQKLKVRHPEAKLIAHPECEASVLAIADFVGSTRGLLEHVKASPAKSFIVATEVGILHLMAKARPDAELIPAPPSSGCNCSICPYMRLNSLEKLYLCMRDRTPEITLPEDLRIRALQPVQRMLELSA